Proteins from one Caldibacillus debilis DSM 16016 genomic window:
- the spoVM gene encoding stage V sporulation protein SpoVM, with product MRFYTIKLPRFLSSIIRVILGAFKKE from the coding sequence ATGAGATTTTACACGATCAAATTGCCGAGATTTCTCAGCAGCATCATCCGGGTGATATTAGGTGCTTTTAAAAAGGAATGA